One Caloenas nicobarica isolate bCalNic1 chromosome 36, bCalNic1.hap1, whole genome shotgun sequence genomic window carries:
- the SYDE1 gene encoding rho GTPase-activating protein SYDE1 — MAEPLLRRTFSRLRGRDRPRLKKVEAKERETPPPSPDSPTSLEVPPPEPPSPRKQNHPPKPPRDASDVGDTDDEDPGDAAANGPGDLGGGGRSPPHGSYLQSLERSSRRWVLGHEEPGGDTDGGAAATGDIWYNPIPEDDDPRGRGGESPPKISWEEPPRSTAGTLGTGDVGGTREEPGAGRTQACGKTPLPCVTSATPPSPPASPKKSRSLTKTKSPGTVRRLSLKMKKLPELRRKLSLRSPRPRGHDDGGHDDGGHDGGHDHGGHSGAASPRGVITRYHLDTSVASPAPPRPKPTGYLSDGDSPELPVKTGSHPDAGDGDAALDVAAFRPYSCGDASALVPVSGLVAVHLRGVRDLKPGAETRDYFCVLQVDSAMRARTALVPARGAALGLNHNFNLELEAARHLKVMVFAWDAAARRNRLCGHGTVLLPHVFRDHPTHQLAVRLQPRGILYAKLTLTRRRERPAAPDAAFGPEPPVLGSEPRLLASEPPVSGSEPRVSASAPRVFGVELRRLVEREGSPAKVPLLVQKCVAEIERRGLKVVGLYRLCGSAAVKKELRDAFERDSAAVTLSEQRYPDINVVTGVLKDFLRELPSPLIPPGLYRAVLGTMGTMGTPGATGSHREATTLLDGLPEPEKATLTCLLDHLSLVASFRDCNRMTPQNLAVCFGPVLLARPPGPDVTDVPDVTDVTAARPRGPRGPRGDVPVDFKCHLEVLHYLLRAWPAPPPAAVPPPLRLDLAPVTRGTRVTAPVTPRPRPRGPESPPSNRYAGDWSVCDPPGPQGPAGDTGDAALSPRCPPPAVGTRFGGVGDGPRFSLRDFDALIRELERELAQPIDVCL, encoded by the exons ATGGCGGAGCCGCTGCTGCGCCGAACGTTTTCCCGCCTGAGGGGCCGCGACCGCCCGCGCCTGAAGAAAGTAGAGGCCAAGGAGAGAG agACCCCCCCCCCGAGCCCCGACTCCCCGACGTCCCTGGAGGTGCCGCCGCCGGAGCCGCCGTCACCCCGCAAGCAAAACCACCCCCCGAAACCCCCCCGGGACGCGAGCGACGTCGGTGACACCGACGACGAGGATCCGGGGGACGCCGCGGCGAACGGCCCCGGCgatttgggggggggcggcagGAGCCCCCCGCACGGGTCCTACCTGCAGAGCCTGGAGCGGAGCAGCCGGCGCTGGGTGTTGGGACACGAGGAACCGGGAGGTGACACCGATGGCGGTGCCGCCGCCACCGGGGACATCTGGTACAACCCCATCCCCGAAGACGACGACCCCCGGGGACGTGGCGGGGAGtcccccccaaaaataagcTGGGAAGAGCCGCCCCGGAGCACGGCGGGGactctggggacaggggacgtCGGTGGCACTCGAGAGGAGCCGGGAGCAgggaggacccaggcgtgcg GCAAGACCCCTCTCCCCTGCGTGACCTCGGcgacccccccatccccccccgccagccccaaaAAGAGCCGTTCTCTCACCAAAACCAAATCCCCCGGCACCGTCCGCCGCCTCTCGCTCAAGATGAAGAAGCTCCCGGAGCTGCGGCGCAAACTGAGCCTGCGGAGCCCCCGCCCACGGGGACACGACGACGGAGGACACGACGACGGGGGACATGACGGCGGACACGACCACGGGGGACACTCTGGTGCCGCCTCCCCGCGCGGCGTCATCACCCGCTACCACCTGGACACCTCGGTGGCTTCGCCGGCGCCGCCGCGACCCAAACCGACCGGTTACCTGAGCGACGGCGACTCCCCGGAGCTCCCGGTGAAAACCGGCAGCCACCCGGACGCCGGCGACGGTGACGCCGCCCTGGACGTCGCCGCGTTCCGTCCCTACAGCTGCGGCGACGCTTCGGCGCTCGTCCCCGTGTCGGGTTTGGTCGCCGTTCACCTCCGTGGCGTCCGGGATCTGAAACCGGGCGCCGAGACGCGGGATTATTTCTGCGTTTTGCAGGTGGATTCGGCGATGCGGGCGCGGACGGCGCTGGTgccggcgcggggggcggcgctGGGGCTCAACCACAACTTCAACCTGGAGCTGGAGGCCGCGCGGCACCTCAAGGTCATGGTGTTCGCCTGGGACGCGGCGGCGCGGCGCAACCGGCTCTGTGGCCACGGCACCGTGCTGCTGCCGCACGTCTTCCGAG ATCACCCAACGCACCAACTCGCCGTGCGGCTCCAACCCCGCGGGATCCTCTACGCCAAACTCACCTTGACGCGCCGACGCGAGCGACCCGCCGCGCCGGACGCCGCTTTTGGGCCGGAACCCCCCGTTTTGGGCTCGGAACCTCGACTTTTGGCCTCGGAACCGCCCGTTTCGGGCTCGGAACCTCGAGTTTCGGCCTCGGCACCCCGCGTTTTCGGCGTGGAGCTGCGGCGCCTCGTGGAGCGCGAGGGCTCGCCCGCCAAAGTGCCGCTTCTCGTCCAAAAATGTGTCGCCGAGATCGAGCGCCGCGGCTTGAAG GTGGTGGGGCTGTACCGGCTCTGCGGCTCGGCCGCCGTCAAGAAGGAGCTTCGGGACGCGTTCGAGAGGGACAGCGCGGCCGTGACGCTCTCGGAGCAGCGCTACCCCGACATCAACGTCGTCACCG GGGTGCTGAAGGATTTCCTGCGGGAGCTGCCGTCCCCGCTCATCCCCCCCGGGTTGTACCGGGCGGtgctggggacaatggggacaatggggacaccgggggccACCGGGAGCCACCGCGAGGCCACGACGCTGCTGGACGGGCTGCCCGAGCCCGAGAAG gccacccTGACGTGTCTCCTGGACCACCTGAGCCTGGTGGCCTCGTTCCGCGACTGCAACCGCATGACCCCGCAGAACCTCGCCGTGTGTTTCGGGCCCGTCCTGCTCGcccggccccccggccccgaCGTCACCGACGTCCCCGATGTCACCGATGTCACCGCCGCCCGTCCCCGAGGTCCCCGAGGTCCCCGCGGTGACGTCCCCGTCGACTTCAAGTGCCACCTGGAGGTCCTGCACTACCTGCTGCGGGCCTGGCCGG cccctccccccgccgccgtccccccCCCGCTGCGCCTGGACCTGGCGCCGgtgacacgggggacacgggtgACAGCGCCGGTGAcaccgcggccccggccccgcggccccgaGAGCCCCCCCAGCAACCGCTACGCCGGCGACTGGAGCGTCTgcgacccccccggcccccagggGCCCGCGGGTGACACGGGTGACGCGGCGTTGTCCCCGCGctgtcccccccccgccgtgGGGACgcgttttgggggggttggggacggTCCCCGGTTCAGCCTGAGGGACTTTGATGCTTTGATCCGGGAGCTGGAGCGGGAGCTGGCGCAGCCCATCGACGTGTGTCTGTGA